The following coding sequences lie in one Heyndrickxia oleronia genomic window:
- a CDS encoding (Fe-S)-binding protein, with amino-acid sequence MKVSLFITCLVDMFKTDVGKSMVQILERLGCEVDFPSGQVCCGQPSYNSGFVEDTKPAMKKMITVFQDSDYVVAPSGSCAFMFKEYPKIFSGDAEWEEGARNLADKTYEFTQFLVDVLKVEDVGASLKGKATYHPSCHMTRLLGVKDAPMKLLKHVKGLEVTPLPNASSCCGFGGTFSVKMGPISEQMVDEKVQHVEETSSDYLIGADCGCLMNIGGRIDRKSKPIQVMHIAEVLNHQE; translated from the coding sequence TTGAAAGTAAGCTTATTTATTACTTGTCTTGTTGATATGTTTAAGACAGATGTAGGTAAATCCATGGTTCAAATATTAGAAAGACTTGGCTGCGAAGTTGATTTTCCAAGTGGGCAGGTTTGTTGTGGACAGCCGTCCTATAACAGTGGTTTTGTAGAAGATACGAAACCGGCAATGAAGAAAATGATTACTGTATTTCAAGATTCTGATTATGTGGTCGCTCCTTCCGGTTCATGCGCATTTATGTTTAAAGAATATCCAAAGATTTTTTCAGGTGATGCTGAATGGGAAGAGGGAGCAAGAAATCTTGCCGATAAAACTTATGAATTCACACAATTTCTTGTGGATGTATTAAAAGTGGAAGATGTAGGTGCAAGCTTGAAAGGAAAAGCAACCTACCATCCTTCCTGTCATATGACACGATTGCTAGGTGTAAAGGATGCCCCTATGAAGCTATTAAAACACGTAAAAGGGTTAGAGGTTACACCTTTGCCCAATGCTTCGAGCTGCTGTGGATTTGGAGGAACCTTTTCTGTAAAAATGGGACCAATTTCTGAGCAAATGGTTGACGAAAAGGTACAGCATGTAGAGGAAACATCCAGTGATTATTTAATTGGGGCGGACTGCGGATGTCTCATGAATATTGGTGGCCGGATTGATCGAAAAAGTAAACCAATTCAAGTAATGCATATTGCGGAAGTGTTAAATCATCAAGAATAA
- a CDS encoding LutB/LldF family L-lactate oxidation iron-sulfur protein, with translation MGLQISEKNFKNRMSDGLQDDFMRGAVRDAQERLQTNRLKAADQLGNWEEWRSLGEEIRQHVLANLDYYLYQLSEQVSKRGGHVFFAQTAVEAQEYIKDVVKKKNGKKVVKSKSMVTEEISLNECLEEIGCDVVETDLGEYILQIDDHDPPSHIVAPALHKNKEQIRDVFTKKIGYTKSEKPEELAAYARKMLRKEFLSADIGITGCNFAIAESGSIGLVTNEGNARMVTTLPKTQITVMGMERIVPTYEEFEVLVSLLTRSAVGQRLTSYVTALTGPREIGEIDGPEEFHLVIVDNGRSAILGTEFQPVLQCIRCAACINVCPVYRHIGGHSYGSIYPGPIGAVLTPLLGGYEEHKELPYASSLCGACTEACPVKIPLHELLHKHRQVIVEREGKAPISEKLMMKAFGLGAASSGLYGFGSKLATTAAKPFVKNEKIKKGPGPLKAWTEIRDFPAPNKERFRDWFKNHKEGVNHNGRNHSKS, from the coding sequence ATGGGTTTACAAATAAGTGAAAAGAATTTTAAAAATAGAATGAGTGATGGTTTACAAGATGATTTTATGCGTGGGGCTGTTCGTGATGCGCAGGAAAGATTACAAACGAATCGACTCAAAGCAGCAGATCAGCTAGGAAACTGGGAGGAGTGGCGTTCACTTGGTGAAGAAATACGTCAACATGTTCTAGCAAATCTTGATTATTACTTATATCAATTGAGCGAGCAAGTTTCTAAACGTGGTGGCCATGTCTTTTTTGCCCAAACAGCAGTAGAAGCCCAAGAATATATTAAGGACGTTGTGAAAAAAAAGAATGGGAAAAAAGTCGTCAAATCGAAATCAATGGTGACAGAGGAAATCAGCCTAAATGAGTGTCTGGAAGAAATAGGCTGTGATGTTGTGGAAACGGACTTAGGAGAATATATCCTGCAAATTGATGACCATGATCCACCATCCCACATAGTAGCACCTGCCTTACATAAAAATAAAGAACAAATTCGTGATGTATTTACGAAGAAAATTGGCTATACCAAAAGTGAAAAACCTGAAGAATTGGCGGCTTATGCACGAAAAATGCTTCGAAAGGAATTTTTGTCTGCCGATATTGGGATAACTGGCTGCAACTTTGCGATTGCAGAAAGCGGTTCGATAGGACTAGTTACAAATGAAGGGAATGCCCGAATGGTAACAACTCTTCCGAAAACTCAAATTACTGTTATGGGGATGGAAAGAATAGTTCCAACTTACGAGGAATTTGAAGTTTTAGTTAGTCTGCTAACAAGAAGTGCTGTTGGTCAAAGACTAACAAGCTATGTGACAGCATTAACAGGACCTCGGGAAATAGGAGAGATAGATGGTCCAGAGGAATTTCATCTCGTCATTGTGGATAATGGCCGTTCAGCAATATTAGGAACAGAGTTCCAGCCTGTTTTACAGTGTATTCGTTGTGCGGCATGTATCAATGTTTGTCCTGTCTACCGCCATATTGGAGGACACTCTTATGGTTCGATTTATCCGGGACCAATTGGTGCTGTATTAACACCATTGCTTGGAGGATATGAGGAACATAAGGAATTGCCCTATGCGTCATCATTATGCGGTGCATGCACAGAAGCTTGTCCAGTGAAAATTCCTTTACATGAATTACTGCATAAGCATCGACAGGTAATTGTTGAGCGTGAAGGGAAAGCACCAATTTCAGAAAAATTAATGATGAAAGCATTCGGTTTAGGGGCGGCATCTAGTGGTTTATATGGTTTTGGCTCAAAACTTGCAACGACAGCAGCAAAGCCATTTGTGAAGAATGAAAAAATTAAAAAAGGTCCTGGACCTCTGAAAGCATGGACAGAAATCCGTGATTTTCCAGCACCGAACAAGGAACGTTTTAGAGACTGGTTTAAAAATCATAAGGAAGGGGTGAATCATAATGGTCGGAACCATTCAAAATCGTGA
- a CDS encoding LutC/YkgG family protein, with protein sequence MVGTIQNREQFLANIAKNLGGGQRTEGVSTPVYSFQPQYRILQDASQDELLQVLKEQCKSIHVDYFETTVNELGSKLEDIVQFYGGGPLSLWNDERFHQFGLQDLIETVWPNQSYDVHIWDPAKGQENIDRCERANVGITFSDITLAESGTVVLFNDENKGRSVSLLPTTYIAIIPKSTIVQRMTQASIKIREKVQKGEILPSCINFITGPSNSADIEMNLVVGVHGPVKAAYIIVKDK encoded by the coding sequence ATGGTCGGAACCATTCAAAATCGTGAACAATTTTTAGCGAATATCGCTAAGAATTTAGGGGGAGGTCAACGAACTGAAGGAGTATCGACTCCTGTTTACTCATTTCAGCCACAGTACCGTATCTTACAGGATGCAAGTCAGGATGAATTACTTCAAGTACTAAAGGAACAATGTAAAAGCATCCATGTTGATTACTTTGAAACCACTGTGAATGAGTTGGGATCAAAACTAGAAGATATAGTTCAGTTCTATGGCGGTGGTCCACTTTCTTTATGGAACGACGAACGCTTTCACCAATTTGGATTACAGGATTTGATAGAAACCGTTTGGCCAAATCAATCCTATGATGTTCATATTTGGGACCCTGCAAAAGGACAAGAAAATATCGATCGTTGTGAACGTGCAAATGTTGGAATCACATTTAGCGATATCACCCTTGCTGAATCTGGTACGGTCGTTTTATTTAATGATGAAAATAAAGGTCGCTCCGTTAGTTTACTACCTACCACTTATATAGCGATTATTCCTAAAAGTACAATCGTTCAAAGAATGACACAAGCATCTATCAAAATCCGAGAAAAGGTTCAAAAGGGAGAAATCCTCCCCTCATGCATAAATTTCATTACCGGCCCAAGCAACTCAGCCGATATTGAAATGAATCTTGTGGTTGGGGTTCATGGCCCGGTCAAGGCAGCATATATTATTGTAAAAGATAAATAG
- a CDS encoding ABC transporter permease gives MGRYILKRIVAGIFMMFVLTTITFFLMHAIPGGPFSPSEQRNVPKSVLEKIEDKYGLNDPLGVQYVNYLKKLVQGDFGMSFKNADVTVNELIAQGFPVSAKVGLVAIAVALIVGIPLGIISAVKRGKWPDWTSMIFATIGISIPNFVIAVLLLFLFAVILNLLPTFGLTSWKHYILPVAGLAFSPIAYIARLMRSSMLEVMRQDYIRTARSKGVHELSVICKHALKNAIIPIITYLGPLVAILLTGSFVIEKIFSIPGIGRDFVTSIGDRDYSVILGMTVFFGFFIILTNLIVDILYVVIDRRIKIEE, from the coding sequence ATGGGGCGATATATATTAAAAAGAATTGTAGCAGGTATTTTTATGATGTTTGTTCTTACTACTATTACCTTTTTTTTGATGCATGCAATCCCAGGAGGACCATTTAGTCCATCTGAACAAAGAAATGTACCAAAAAGTGTATTAGAAAAAATAGAGGATAAATATGGTTTAAATGATCCTTTAGGCGTTCAATATGTTAATTATTTAAAAAAGTTGGTGCAAGGTGACTTTGGAATGTCCTTTAAAAATGCCGATGTAACAGTGAATGAATTAATAGCTCAGGGGTTTCCTGTATCTGCAAAGGTCGGATTAGTTGCGATTGCTGTAGCTCTAATTGTCGGTATCCCATTGGGAATTATTTCTGCAGTAAAGCGGGGGAAGTGGCCAGATTGGACGTCGATGATTTTTGCAACAATTGGAATTTCAATTCCTAACTTTGTGATCGCTGTTCTCCTACTCTTTTTGTTCGCAGTCATTTTGAATCTTTTACCTACATTTGGTTTAACAAGTTGGAAGCATTACATTCTTCCTGTAGCGGGACTAGCCTTTAGTCCGATAGCCTATATTGCTAGGCTAATGAGATCTAGTATGTTGGAAGTAATGCGTCAAGACTATATTCGAACAGCAAGATCGAAAGGCGTCCATGAATTAAGTGTTATTTGTAAACACGCATTGAAAAATGCCATTATTCCTATAATTACCTATTTAGGTCCACTAGTTGCCATTCTTTTAACAGGAAGTTTCGTTATAGAAAAAATATTTTCAATTCCCGGAATAGGGAGGGACTTTGTAACAAGTATAGGAGATCGGGATTATTCTGTTATTTTGGGAATGACCGTTTTCTTTGGCTTTTTCATTATACTCACAAATCTAATCGTCGATATTTTATATGTTGTAATTGATCGACGAATAAAAATAGAAGAATAG
- a CDS encoding ABC transporter permease, with protein sequence MNHSINIKNLKPDYNFETEDLHDLPDELFKKLDESEKEDEIIARPSKSYWQDAWSRFRKDPLALLGLFIIIIMALAAIFGPILSEYTYDGQDIENGNQGPSSEHWFGTDKFGRDIFIRTLYGARISLTIGFVVATINMLIGVIYGGISGYFGGRLDMIMMRIVDMMISIPDLLYIILVMMFLGNSIQSILIALCITSWIGTARIVRSQVITLKYQEYALASRSIGSSNLRILFKHLIPNSMGPIIVTVTFLVPSAIFSEAFLSFLGIGIQVPIASWGTLVNDAIPTLFTQPYQMLFPALAISITMFSLNFIGDGLRDALDPRLKK encoded by the coding sequence TTGAATCATTCAATAAACATAAAAAATTTGAAACCAGACTATAATTTTGAAACAGAAGATTTACACGATCTCCCCGATGAACTTTTTAAGAAGCTTGATGAGTCTGAGAAAGAAGATGAGATCATTGCTCGACCTAGTAAGTCTTATTGGCAGGATGCTTGGTCACGTTTTAGAAAGGATCCTCTTGCATTATTGGGTTTATTCATTATTATCATCATGGCTTTAGCAGCGATTTTTGGGCCAATACTATCAGAATATACATATGATGGTCAAGATATTGAGAATGGTAATCAAGGACCGTCATCTGAACATTGGTTTGGAACAGATAAATTTGGAAGAGATATTTTTATTAGAACATTATACGGTGCAAGAATAAGTTTAACAATTGGTTTTGTAGTTGCAACAATTAATATGCTTATAGGTGTTATCTATGGTGGAATTTCAGGATATTTCGGTGGAAGACTTGATATGATCATGATGCGAATAGTCGATATGATGATCAGTATTCCAGACCTACTTTATATCATTTTAGTCATGATGTTTCTAGGAAATAGTATACAGAGTATTTTAATAGCATTATGTATTACCTCATGGATTGGGACAGCGAGAATTGTGCGCTCTCAAGTTATCACTCTAAAATATCAAGAATATGCCCTTGCCTCACGTTCCATTGGATCTTCTAATCTTCGAATATTATTTAAACACCTAATCCCTAATAGTATGGGACCAATTATTGTTACGGTCACATTTTTAGTTCCATCTGCTATTTTTTCAGAGGCATTTTTGAGCTTTCTTGGAATTGGTATTCAAGTTCCAATAGCTAGTTGGGGAACTCTTGTGAATGATGCCATTCCAACCTTATTTACCCAACCATATCAAATGCTGTTTCCTGCTCTTGCTATCAGTATTACAATGTTTTCATTAAATTTTATTGGTGATGGTCTAAGAGATGCACTGGATCCAAGGTTAAAGAAATAA
- a CDS encoding ABC transporter ATP-binding protein gives MSLLLVDNLKTNFHIDAGKVQAVRGVSFHVNKGESIGIVGESGSGKSVTMLSIMGLLPDNANIEVAGMSFNGIDMEMMDYKQWRRLHGREIGMIFQDPMTSLNPLLTIGHQIMEPMRIHLKLSKKDAKKRAIEMLKLVDIPSPENRINQYPHELSGGMRQRVMIAIAISCNPKLLIADEPTTALDVTIQAQILDLMSDLKKKINTSIVMITHDLGVIASMCSRVIVMYGGIIVEEGTIREVFYNPQHPYTWGLIRSIPKVEMGERKKLIPIPGTPPDLLAPPKGCPFAARCEYAMKVCEMIPPRNTVISNTHQAACWLMHPKAPKVDKGVIG, from the coding sequence GTGAGCTTGCTTCTAGTGGATAATCTAAAAACAAATTTTCATATTGATGCAGGAAAAGTGCAAGCAGTCCGTGGAGTTTCATTTCACGTCAATAAAGGTGAGTCTATAGGGATTGTTGGTGAATCCGGCTCTGGCAAAAGTGTGACGATGCTCTCAATTATGGGTCTTTTACCAGATAACGCAAATATAGAAGTAGCAGGAATGAGCTTTAATGGAATAGACATGGAAATGATGGATTATAAACAATGGAGAAGATTGCATGGAAGAGAGATAGGAATGATTTTTCAAGATCCAATGACTTCACTTAACCCGTTACTCACTATTGGCCATCAAATAATGGAACCTATGCGAATTCATCTAAAACTATCAAAAAAGGATGCAAAGAAACGCGCAATTGAAATGCTGAAACTTGTAGATATACCAAGTCCTGAAAATAGAATCAATCAATACCCTCATGAGCTTTCTGGAGGGATGAGACAACGAGTTATGATAGCTATTGCCATCTCCTGTAATCCCAAGCTATTAATAGCTGACGAGCCTACTACTGCACTGGATGTGACTATTCAAGCTCAAATTCTTGATCTTATGAGTGATTTAAAAAAGAAAATCAATACATCTATTGTCATGATTACCCATGATTTGGGAGTTATTGCTAGTATGTGCAGTAGAGTGATTGTCATGTATGGAGGGATCATTGTAGAGGAAGGAACGATAAGAGAAGTGTTTTATAACCCACAACATCCATATACTTGGGGACTAATACGTTCGATACCAAAGGTAGAAATGGGCGAGAGGAAAAAGCTTATTCCAATTCCGGGAACTCCTCCCGATTTACTAGCACCTCCAAAAGGCTGTCCGTTTGCTGCAAGGTGTGAGTATGCAATGAAGGTGTGTGAAATGATTCCACCAAGGAATACAGTCATATCTAATACGCACCAGGCTGCATGTTGGTTAATGCACCCTAAGGCACCGAAAGTGGATAAGGGGGTAATAGGATAA
- a CDS encoding ABC transporter ATP-binding protein, with protein MVAATENLVEVRNLKKHFSIKKGFFGRNSNVLKAVNDVSFSIKRGETFGLVGESGCGKTTAGRTLMKLYEPTSGEILFNGQSIAHLSNKEMFPFRKKMQMIFQDPYASLDPRMTVGEIIGDPLDVHNICKGKERTERIKELIHLVGLKNDHINRYPHEFSGGQRQRIGIARALAVEPEFIVCDEPISALDVSIQAQIVNMLEELQEQFALTYLFVSHDLSMVRHISHKVGVMYLGNLVEVAEKNELYTKMQHPYTQALLSAVPIADPDLSEKIERIHLKGDVPSPINPPSGCAFRTRCPFAEEVCTLEKPKLREIGEEHLVACHVI; from the coding sequence ATGGTTGCAGCAACAGAAAATCTCGTTGAGGTTCGAAATTTGAAAAAGCATTTCAGTATTAAAAAAGGATTTTTTGGTAGAAATTCAAATGTATTAAAAGCTGTAAATGATGTAAGTTTTTCAATAAAGAGAGGGGAAACATTTGGTTTAGTCGGCGAGTCTGGTTGTGGAAAAACAACTGCCGGGCGAACACTTATGAAGCTTTATGAGCCTACATCAGGAGAGATTTTGTTTAATGGGCAATCGATCGCTCATTTAAGCAATAAGGAAATGTTTCCTTTTCGAAAAAAAATGCAAATGATTTTTCAGGATCCCTATGCCTCCCTTGATCCTAGAATGACCGTAGGTGAGATTATTGGAGATCCATTAGATGTACACAATATTTGTAAGGGGAAGGAACGGACAGAGCGAATTAAGGAGCTTATTCATTTGGTTGGTCTTAAAAATGATCATATTAACCGCTATCCACATGAGTTTTCTGGTGGACAACGTCAACGGATTGGCATAGCTCGAGCATTAGCAGTAGAACCAGAATTTATTGTTTGTGATGAACCCATTTCGGCCCTTGATGTATCAATACAAGCGCAAATTGTCAATATGCTTGAAGAGCTTCAAGAACAATTTGCATTGACCTATCTATTTGTATCTCACGATCTATCAATGGTACGGCATATCTCACACAAGGTAGGAGTTATGTATCTGGGTAATTTAGTAGAGGTAGCTGAAAAAAATGAGCTTTATACGAAGATGCAGCATCCATACACACAAGCGTTGCTCTCCGCGGTACCTATTGCAGACCCTGATCTTTCAGAAAAGATTGAAAGAATTCATCTTAAAGGGGATGTGCCAAGTCCAATAAACCCTCCTAGTGGCTGTGCTTTTCGAACACGTTGTCCTTTTGCGGAGGAGGTATGTACGCTAGAGAAACCAAAACTACGTGAAATTGGTGAGGAACACTTGGTCGCTTGTCATGTTATATAA
- a CDS encoding peptide ABC transporter substrate-binding protein — protein MKRKLRLMLTIFFVFVVIVGCSSESSKTDNKDKKKIIYALPDEPETLDPTLNTYSRSSIVMQNLFRGLYKIGPDGKPVPALAEETVVDESQTKYTFKINKNAKWSDGKPVTAHDFEYSWKRVLNPEVASGAAFDLYYLKNGLSYNEGKATADEVGVKALDDQTLEVTLENPTTYFLNLLCATSYYPVRKDVVEGKESWTKSPKTYLSTGPFTLTEIKPKEKYVLKKNPNYLDADKVQIDTLEIVFIESPEAELAAYMNNEIDVSDNLSKEALAKYKDTDEYVAAPRIGVYYFDINTTKKPFDDPKVRKAFGISLNREQIVKNVMQSTEKPAYGFVPYAMPHGVQTDREYRDVVGNLFEENVEEAKKLLAEAGYPDGKGMPEIEFLTMASQSDKDIAQAIQSMWKENLGVEVTIKTLESKIYWDELEAGNFHIARDGWTGDFLDPMTHLTLFETINAADDVRWSNAEYDALLKENKEIVDQQKRMDNYAKAEKILMDEMPVIPIYFYEDSYLVKPNIKGVMKNYIGHTYFEYAHIE, from the coding sequence ATGAAAAGAAAACTTAGGTTAATGCTGACGATTTTCTTTGTGTTTGTGGTCATTGTAGGTTGCAGCTCTGAAAGCTCAAAAACAGATAATAAAGACAAGAAAAAAATTATTTATGCACTCCCTGATGAGCCAGAAACACTAGATCCCACACTTAACACTTATTCACGCTCATCAATTGTTATGCAAAACTTATTTAGAGGACTCTATAAGATCGGTCCAGACGGAAAGCCTGTTCCCGCTTTAGCAGAGGAAACCGTGGTGGATGAATCACAGACAAAATATACGTTCAAGATTAATAAAAATGCAAAATGGAGTGATGGAAAACCTGTAACTGCTCATGATTTTGAATACTCTTGGAAAAGAGTCTTGAATCCAGAAGTTGCTTCGGGTGCAGCTTTTGATTTGTATTATTTAAAAAACGGGCTTTCATATAACGAAGGGAAAGCAACAGCTGATGAGGTAGGAGTCAAAGCCTTAGATGATCAAACACTCGAAGTCACTTTGGAAAATCCTACTACGTATTTCTTAAATTTACTTTGTGCTACTTCCTATTACCCTGTGAGAAAGGATGTTGTTGAAGGTAAAGAGAGTTGGACGAAATCACCAAAAACTTACTTATCAACTGGCCCTTTTACTCTAACAGAAATAAAACCTAAAGAAAAATATGTATTAAAAAAGAATCCAAACTACTTAGATGCTGACAAGGTTCAGATTGATACATTAGAAATTGTCTTTATAGAATCCCCGGAGGCTGAACTTGCCGCTTATATGAATAATGAAATTGATGTTTCGGATAATCTTAGCAAAGAAGCATTGGCAAAGTATAAAGATACGGATGAATATGTAGCAGCTCCACGAATCGGCGTTTATTATTTTGATATTAATACAACAAAAAAACCATTTGATGATCCTAAGGTGAGAAAAGCATTTGGTATTTCATTAAATCGTGAACAGATTGTAAAAAATGTCATGCAATCCACTGAAAAGCCTGCCTATGGATTTGTTCCATATGCAATGCCACATGGTGTTCAAACGGATAGGGAATATAGGGATGTGGTAGGAAACTTGTTCGAGGAAAATGTAGAAGAGGCAAAGAAATTATTAGCGGAGGCAGGATATCCAGATGGAAAGGGCATGCCTGAAATTGAATTTTTAACGATGGCTAGCCAATCAGATAAGGATATTGCTCAAGCTATCCAAAGCATGTGGAAAGAAAATCTAGGTGTTGAAGTCACAATAAAGACACTTGAATCTAAAATTTATTGGGATGAGTTAGAAGCGGGAAATTTCCATATTGCTAGGGATGGGTGGACAGGAGACTTTTTAGATCCGATGACACATTTAACTTTGTTTGAAACGATTAATGCAGCAGATGATGTTCGCTGGAGTAATGCAGAATATGATGCTTTGCTTAAAGAAAATAAAGAGATTGTGGATCAACAGAAGAGGATGGATAACTATGCAAAAGCTGAAAAGATACTAATGGATGAGATGCCTGTTATTCCAATCTATTTTTATGAAGATTCTTATCTAGTAAAACCAAATATAAAAGGTGTAATGAAAAATTATATCGGTCATACCTACTTTGAATATGCTCATATTGAATAA
- a CDS encoding M55 family metallopeptidase: MKLFISADIEGVAGIANWEETDTSSPFSRYFLEQMTKEINAACEAAIEAGYTDILIKDAHNTARNLDPSKLPVQVKIMRGWAKNPYLMMAGLDETFDGVMFIGYHSAGGTNGNPLAHTMNTKNEYVKINGQIASEFLINAYTSGLFNVPVLLISGDKQLCEEAKKLNPHIKTVEISEGIGNASISIHPELAIKEINHQAKVVLEDDLSKYSIELPEHFKVEIAFTEHFQAYQGSFYPGAKQTGPKTVEYNSYNYLDVLKFLFFVL; this comes from the coding sequence TTGAAATTATTTATAAGTGCAGATATAGAAGGAGTTGCTGGTATAGCCAATTGGGAGGAGACAGACACATCTTCTCCTTTCAGTAGATACTTTTTAGAACAGATGACCAAGGAGATAAATGCTGCTTGTGAGGCAGCTATTGAGGCAGGATACACAGATATCCTAATTAAAGATGCACATAATACTGCAAGAAATTTAGACCCATCGAAACTTCCTGTACAGGTAAAAATAATGAGGGGTTGGGCGAAAAATCCTTATTTGATGATGGCTGGATTAGATGAAACCTTTGATGGTGTGATGTTTATTGGATATCATTCAGCTGGGGGAACAAATGGAAACCCGCTTGCACATACAATGAATACAAAAAACGAGTATGTAAAAATAAATGGTCAGATAGCTAGTGAGTTTTTAATTAATGCATACACCTCTGGATTATTTAATGTCCCTGTACTTTTAATTTCTGGAGATAAACAACTATGTGAGGAGGCTAAAAAACTAAATCCTCATATTAAAACAGTTGAAATAAGTGAAGGGATCGGCAATGCATCGATATCCATTCATCCAGAATTGGCGATAAAAGAAATTAATCATCAGGCAAAGGTGGTACTAGAAGATGATTTATCAAAGTATTCAATTGAGTTACCGGAACATTTTAAAGTAGAAATAGCTTTTACAGAGCATTTCCAAGCTTATCAAGGTTCTTTCTATCCTGGAGCAAAGCAGACTGGTCCGAAAACTGTCGAATACAATTCATACAATTACTTAGATGTATTAAAATTTTTGTTCTTTGTTTTGTAA
- a CDS encoding S66 peptidase family protein: protein MKKPIALQKGDTIGLIAPSSPVRHPEEVERSVQLLEEFGFQVIVGESCHSQYGYLAGRDEVRARDVNLMFANPEVDGIICLRGGYGSPRILNQLDYEMIQKNPKTFLGYSDITAMHIALNQLCHLVTYHGPMPASDMLKDFDHFSKESFFQAITSPNPLGIIENPPGEEIHSLVTGKATGPIIGGNLSLIAGTIGTNYEIDTRGKLLLLEDIDEEPYRVDGMLNQLRLAGKFHDCSGVIIGDWNNCIPKDLEKPSLTLMEVFEDLIVPFGKPTIYNIKIGHCEPKITVPLGVEAVLDADQCSLTIVESATRG, encoded by the coding sequence ATGAAAAAACCAATAGCATTGCAAAAAGGTGATACCATTGGCTTAATTGCTCCATCCAGTCCAGTGAGGCATCCTGAGGAGGTTGAACGATCGGTACAATTACTTGAAGAATTCGGATTCCAAGTAATTGTTGGGGAAAGCTGTCATAGCCAATACGGATATTTGGCTGGCAGGGATGAGGTCAGGGCAAGGGATGTTAATCTCATGTTTGCGAATCCTGAAGTCGATGGAATTATATGTTTAAGAGGAGGATATGGGTCACCTAGAATATTAAATCAGCTAGATTACGAGATGATTCAAAAGAATCCTAAAACATTCCTCGGTTATAGTGATATAACTGCTATGCATATAGCCTTAAACCAACTATGTCATTTAGTTACCTATCATGGTCCGATGCCTGCTTCCGATATGTTAAAGGATTTCGATCATTTCTCTAAAGAAAGTTTTTTCCAAGCAATTACTTCGCCTAATCCATTAGGAATAATAGAGAATCCGCCTGGAGAAGAAATTCATTCACTAGTCACAGGAAAAGCGACAGGCCCAATCATTGGAGGAAATCTTTCTCTCATCGCAGGAACGATTGGTACAAATTATGAAATTGACACAAGAGGAAAGCTTCTATTACTGGAGGATATAGACGAAGAACCGTATCGTGTAGATGGAATGCTCAATCAGTTGCGATTAGCTGGTAAATTTCATGATTGTAGCGGGGTGATCATTGGAGATTGGAATAACTGTATCCCTAAAGACCTAGAGAAGCCGAGTCTTACCTTAATGGAAGTATTTGAAGACTTAATTGTACCATTTGGAAAACCTACCATTTATAATATTAAAATTGGACATTGTGAACCAAAAATTACTGTTCCCCTTGGCGTAGAGGCTGTGTTAGATGCGGATCAATGTTCGCTGACTATAGTAGAGAGTGCGACACGGGGGTAG